The genomic window GAGATATTCGTATCGGGCACGACATAAGGAAGTTTCTGACCGTTTTGCCCAGCCAATACTACTTCGTTTTCATAGTTGATTAAAACATCTCCCTGCCCTTGCTTGAAAAAGGCATCACTGGCTTCGCGGGCGTCTCTCGGTAGCACGGGGACATTCTTGTAAACTTTGGTGACTAATTCTTGGGCTTTGGCATCGTCACCGCCGGTTCTGGTCACTGAACCCCATAAACCTAGGAAGTTCCAGCGAGCGCCGCCAGACGTTTTGGGGTTAGCTGTAATGACTTGCACGCCATCTTTGGCTAAGTCTGCCCAGGTTTTAATTCCTTTGGGGTTGCCGTCGCGAGTAACCAGTGCTGCAACAGATTTGGTGACAATTGCACCATTCGGAGCTTCTTTCTCCCAACCGGCTTCAATCAACCCGGCTTTCTCAATCTTCTCGGTATCAAGAGCGAGAGCCAGGTTTACAACGTCTGCCGCTAAACCATCGATTACGGCACGGGTTTGGGAACCAGATCCCCCATAGCTTTGGTTGAAGGTAACGTTTTGGTTGTGTTCCTGTTTCCACTTAGCGGTGAACTGGGGAATAATTTTTTCGTAGGCGGCGCGAGTAACCGCGTAGGAGACGAGGGTTACTTGTGCATCGCCGGTTTTTGCCGTACTACCTGCGGCAGTCGTTGTCGGGGAATTAGAGTTATTGGGGGCGCAAGATGCGATCGCTACACTTAAACTCATCCCCAATAGGAACAGAGACACAAAACCTTTC from Coleofasciculus sp. FACHB-1120 includes these protein-coding regions:
- a CDS encoding sulfate ABC transporter substrate-binding protein, producing MRLWQITRLKAFHPWKQQTARWLKVTSRKGFVSLFLLGMSLSVAIASCAPNNSNSPTTTAAGSTAKTGDAQVTLVSYAVTRAAYEKIIPQFTAKWKQEHNQNVTFNQSYGGSGSQTRAVIDGLAADVVNLALALDTEKIEKAGLIEAGWEKEAPNGAIVTKSVAALVTRDGNPKGIKTWADLAKDGVQVITANPKTSGGARWNFLGLWGSVTRTGGDDAKAQELVTKVYKNVPVLPRDAREASDAFFKQGQGDVLINYENEVVLAGQNGQKLPYVVPDTNISIDSPVAVVDKNVDKHGTREIAEAFVKFLYTPEAQREFAKVGFRPVDPTVGEEVAKQYPLVKTLFTAQDLGGWDEIQKKFFDDGAIFDKIQASGR